Genomic DNA from Paracoccus sp. MBLB3053:
GACGCGCAAGCTGATCCGGGTTTCGATCGACGAGGACGAGGGCGGCGAGACCGGCGATCTTGTCGAGCGACTGATGGGCAAGAAGCCCGAGCTGCGCTTCCAGTTCATCCAGGAAAACGCGCAATTCGCCGATACCGAAAACCTCGACGTCTGAGATGACCCTGCTCGCGCCGCTCGCCATCTATGTGCTGGCGGCGCTTGCCGAAATCGCCGGCTGCTTCGCCTTCTGGGCGTGGCTGCGGCTGGACCGCTCGCCCCTGTGGCTGCTGCCCGGAATGCTGTCATTGGCGCTTTTCGCCTGGCTCCTCACCCGCATCGACACCGATTTCGCTGGCCGCGCTTATGCGGCCTATGGCGGCATCTATGTCCTGGCCTCGCTCGTCTGGCTCTGGCTAACCGAGGGCCAAGTCCCGACCCGCTGGGATCTGCTGGGCGGAGGGTTATGCGTGCTGGGCGCGGCGGTGGTTTTGGTGGGGGCGCGGGGGTAGCCCGCATGCCTTAACTGAGCACCACAACAAAATATCCGCCCTTCTCGCCCACCATTTCATAAACATTGATACCAAGAACGCCTTGCAGGTCTTTATGAGACGACCGGATATAGGCCAAGCCTATGTCGGCCACCTTGGCGCGCAGTAAAAGACTAGACTATGGCCCAACGGCGGGAAAACTGTCAAAACCGCATCCCCACCTCAAACCGCGCACCTTCGAACCCGATCCCAAAACTCGCGGCCCCAAAGGTGAAACCAATCAGCGGCCCGTCCAGACCTCTTTGGGCGTATCCTCTCCGGCATGGACGCGGCTCCAGCCCGTCAGGGCCGCCGCACCATGGCGGCGGCACCGGGCCAAGGGTCGTGCTCGAAGCCTTTCCCGGCCAGATCCGAGGCACGAAGGACGCCGCCGCCCTATCGCCCCCGGGAAGGCCCTTGCCTGAGGAGTGGTCGGAGATCGGATGCGAAATATTCCTTGATCCCCCAGACCGGCGCCGCCTTGCCCTGCGGTACTGCCGCTGCTTTGCTGTGTCGACAGTTTCACGCCCATCACCTCGGGAATGCGCCAGATGACAAAGCCGGACGCCGACAGCAGGAAGCGCCTTGAAAGCCGCTCTCTCGGGGTTGCGATCTGGGGGAACCTCTTCATGGCTGCGGCGGGATTGGTTGCGGGGATCATGTCGAATTCCAACGCCATCATGATGGACGGGCTGTTTTCGCTGATCGGCTTCGGCTCGGCCCTGCTCGGGCGTCACATCAGCCCCCGTGTCGAGGCTGGCCCGGACAAGCTGCGCCCCTTTGGCTATGCCGCGGATGAGGCGATCTTTTCGACCTTCCGCGCGCTTTCGCTTCTTGGCCTCGTCCTTTTCGCCATCACCAATGCGATCAAGAATATCTACAACTATCTCGGCGGCATGATGCCCGAGCCGCTGAATTTCGCGCCCATGTTCGTGTATTTCGCCGTGATCGGCCTGACCTGCATCACCCTTTGGGCATTTCACCATGTCACCTGGCGCCGAACGGGCAAGAACAGCGCGATCCTGCGGCTCGAAGCAAAGGCCGCGCTGTTCGACGGCCTGATCACCGCCGCCGCCGGTCTGGGCCTGGGCGCCATATATCTGCTGCGGGAAGGCCCGCTGGCGCCGGTCGCGCCGGTCGGGGATTCGGTGATCGTCCTGATGTTGTGCCTGCTTGCGATCGGCTCATATCTGCGCGAATTCCGTGGCGGGCTGGGCGAATTGGCCGGGGCCAGTGCAAGCCCGCGCCATCTTGCCCTGG
This window encodes:
- a CDS encoding cation transporter, producing MTKPDADSRKRLESRSLGVAIWGNLFMAAAGLVAGIMSNSNAIMMDGLFSLIGFGSALLGRHISPRVEAGPDKLRPFGYAADEAIFSTFRALSLLGLVLFAITNAIKNIYNYLGGMMPEPLNFAPMFVYFAVIGLTCITLWAFHHVTWRRTGKNSAILRLEAKAALFDGLITAAAGLGLGAIYLLREGPLAPVAPVGDSVIVLMLCLLAIGSYLREFRGGLGELAGASASPRHLALARRSLRTAIAEDGGTLQDMSVTKLGRSFLVTVYYDPGRPVTAAEIDDLNLRMIVDARKSMGGADVLLIVTEHPRRWPDALSPF
- a CDS encoding YnfA family protein; its protein translation is MTLLAPLAIYVLAALAEIAGCFAFWAWLRLDRSPLWLLPGMLSLALFAWLLTRIDTDFAGRAYAAYGGIYVLASLVWLWLTEGQVPTRWDLLGGGLCVLGAAVVLVGARG